GCCAGCAGGGCCTGTCGCGCGAGCTGGCGCGGATGAACCTGCCCGCCAACATCTATACCCAGTGGTACTGGAAGGTGGATCTGCACAACCTGCTGCATTTCCTGCGCCTGCGCGCCGATTCGCATGCCCAGTACGAGATCCGCGCCTATGCCGACCTGATGTGCGACATCACCCAGGCCTGGGTCCCGGCGGCCTTCGCGGCCTTCCAGGACTATCGCATGAACGCGGTCAGCCTGTCGGCCCAAGGCGTCGCCGCCCTCAAGCGCCGCTTGGCGGGCGAGGACGTGACCCAGCAGAATTCCGGCATGGGCGCGCGCGAATGGCGCGAATTCCAGGACATTTGGGGCTGAGCGTCCTCAGGCTGGGGTGGTGATCCGGGTCCGCACCGGCTCCAGCCCGTCGATGCGCACGGTGACCGTGTCGCCTGGCGACAGGGCGCCCACACCCGCGGGCGTGCCGGTATAGATCAGGTCGCCCGCGCACAGCGTCACCAGCCGCGACAGATGCGCGATGATATCGGCCACGGGCCAGATCATGGCCGACAGCGGCGCATCCTGGCGCAGCGTGTCGTTCACCATGACCTGCAGCCGCGCATCCCCCGGCATGGCCGATCCGCGCGTGATCGCCCCACAGACCGCCGATCCGTCAAAGCCCTTGGCCATGTCCCAAGGCCGCCCCGCCGCCTTGGCCTGGGCCTGCAGGTCGCGGCGCGTCAGGTCGTTGCCCGCCGCATGCCCCCAGATCAGCGCCTGCGCCGCCGCGGGGTCGATGTCGCGCCCGCCCGCACCCAAGGCCAGGACCAGCTCGCCCTCGAAATGCAGATCCCGCGTCGCGGGGGGATAGGCCAGATCCGCATCCCCGGTCAGCAGCGCATCGGCGGGCTTGGTGAAGAAGAAGGGCGGCTCGCGGTCGGGATCATGGCCCATCTCGCGCGCGTGCTCGGCATAGTTGCGGCCCACGCAGAAGATCCGGCGGACGAAAAACCGCTCGGCGCTGTCTTGGACGGGCACCCAAGGGGCGGGGGGCTGGGTCGGGATCATGCGGCGAACACTCCGTCATCGCTGGCGAAACCCTTGATCTCGATCGGGTTTCCGCAGGGGTCCAGGAAGAACATTGTGCGCTGTTCGCCCGGCTGGCCCTCGAACCGGACCTGGGGCGGGATGTCGAAGGCCACGCCATGCGCCTGGACCCGTTCGGCCAGCGCATGCCAGTCGGCCATGGGCAGCACCGCGCCCAGATGCGGCATCAGCACCATGTGATCGCCGACCCGGCCCGTGCGGGTGGTGGGAAAGGGCGTGCCCAGATGCAGCGACAGCTGATGGCCGAAGAAGTCGAAATCGACCCAGCTCGGCGCCGACCGCCCCTCGGTGCAGCCCAGGACCTGGCCGTAGAAGCGGCGCGCCTCGTCCAGGTCGGTGACGTGGATGGCAAGGTGGAACAGCGATCTCATGGGGCCTCCGGCGTGATGCGGGGCCGATTGATGCACGACATGCAAGACCCGCGCAAGCGGGCTCAGCCCATCGCGTCCAGCAGGTCGCCCACCACCGCCGCCGTCGCGTCCCATCCTGGCAGGGACGCCCCGGCGCGCGCCGCCGCATCGGACCGCGCCCGCAGGTCCTGCGGATCGCCCAGCAGCCCGCTCAGCGCGCGGGCAAAGGCCGGGGCATCGTCGGGCGGCACCAGGATACCCGCATCACGCGGCACCGTGTCCGGGACCGCCCCGGCGCGGGTGCTGACGATGGGCAGGCCATGCAGCAGCGCCTCGTCGAAGACGATGCCATAGCCCTCGTAGCGGGTCGCAAGCGCAAAGACCGAGGCCTGGCGATAGAGCTGCGCCAGTTCCTCGGCGGGGGCGCGGCCGGCGAGGCGGATGCGGTCACCCAAGCCCGCATCGCGGATGCGGGCGGTCAGCGCGGCGACGTGATCGGCATCCCATGGGTTGCCGACGATCACCGCCTGCCACTCCTGCTCGGCGATCCGGGCCAGCGCGTCGATCAGCACGTCATGCCCCTTGCGCGGATGCAGGATCCCAACCGACAGGATCAGCGGCGGATCGCAGGGTTTGCGCCGCGGCGGATCGGCCGGGCGGTCGGTGCCGGGGCGCGCGATGCTGATGCGATGGGCGGGCACGTCATAGCGTTCGACCAGCATGGCGCGGGTATGGGGGCTGGGCACGACGACATGGCGCGCATGGGCCAGGTTCGCGCGCTCGGTCCGCCACAGATGGCGGGCCAGATCATCGGGCAGGGCGCTTTCCTGCGCCAGCGGGTGGTGGATCATCGCCAGGATCGGCGCGCGAAGCCGCGCCACGCGGTCGGGCTGCATCGCGCCGAAGGCCAGCCCGTCGATGATCACCGGG
Above is a genomic segment from Paracoccus aestuarii containing:
- a CDS encoding fumarylacetoacetate hydrolase family protein — its product is MIPTQPPAPWVPVQDSAERFFVRRIFCVGRNYAEHAREMGHDPDREPPFFFTKPADALLTGDADLAYPPATRDLHFEGELVLALGAGGRDIDPAAAQALIWGHAAGNDLTRRDLQAQAKAAGRPWDMAKGFDGSAVCGAITRGSAMPGDARLQVMVNDTLRQDAPLSAMIWPVADIIAHLSRLVTLCAGDLIYTGTPAGVGALSPGDTVTVRIDGLEPVRTRITTPA
- a CDS encoding VOC family protein, translating into MRSLFHLAIHVTDLDEARRFYGQVLGCTEGRSAPSWVDFDFFGHQLSLHLGTPFPTTRTGRVGDHMVLMPHLGAVLPMADWHALAERVQAHGVAFDIPPQVRFEGQPGEQRTMFFLDPCGNPIEIKGFASDDGVFAA
- a CDS encoding glycosyltransferase family 4 protein — encoded protein: MIDPTRLTFALPGDITTLTGGYVYDRRLVEGLRAQGRQVDVLSLSDAFPTPDADQMAQAMDRLESLPPDRPVIIDGLAFGAMQPDRVARLRAPILAMIHHPLAQESALPDDLARHLWRTERANLAHARHVVVPSPHTRAMLVERYDVPAHRISIARPGTDRPADPPRRKPCDPPLILSVGILHPRKGHDVLIDALARIAEQEWQAVIVGNPWDADHVAALTARIRDAGLGDRIRLAGRAPAEELAQLYRQASVFALATRYEGYGIVFDEALLHGLPIVSTRAGAVPDTVPRDAGILVPPDDAPAFARALSGLLGDPQDLRARSDAAARAGASLPGWDATAAVVGDLLDAMG